The following coding sequences lie in one Fusobacterium sp. FSA-380-WT-3A genomic window:
- a CDS encoding ComEC/Rec2 family competence protein, with translation MESIYIIAIIFFFLESLIYFISPISITFLSIILLGYFFWIFKIKNIEIYVFSILFLLRIILGINFNNYNIGDIVEIKTEILNGRGKIEKIDNKFLKDYKSIYVENIEEGNYKFIGEIKKIQDKYLILDIFEKEKRVEKDIEIILEKKIIKLRKNLSNGCVNLIKAMILGDKSNVYREVENKFRYSGASHLLAISGLHIGIISGIILYALDKLLLKKEIKYILGLIILSIYVFSIKISPSVIRAYIMGVVYIIGNIIYEKNDIKKSFLVAFIINLLIYPNSFSNISFLMSYLCVFTILWIYPKFQIQIKVKMKNLWNYLIFLFSIQIILTPLTLYFFNTINFLSFFTNIILTPIGSVFIILGFGAIIIPSIFSKFYLMIVEGTYILLEKFLNLFEKLPYLSLKIENKIDFKMIIFFYIIIFGIIFSKELKSYLKNQRKI, from the coding sequence ATGGAAAGTATTTACATAATAGCAATTATATTTTTCTTTTTAGAATCATTGATATATTTTATTTCTCCAATCTCTATAACTTTTTTATCAATAATTTTATTGGGATATTTCTTTTGGATATTTAAAATAAAAAATATTGAAATTTATGTATTTTCTATACTTTTTTTATTGAGAATAATATTAGGAATAAACTTTAATAACTACAATATAGGAGATATTGTAGAAATTAAGACGGAAATTTTAAATGGAAGAGGAAAAATAGAAAAAATAGATAATAAGTTTTTAAAAGATTACAAATCAATATATGTAGAAAATATTGAAGAAGGAAATTATAAATTTATTGGTGAGATAAAAAAGATTCAAGACAAATATTTAATATTAGATATCTTTGAAAAAGAAAAAAGAGTAGAGAAAGATATAGAAATTATTTTAGAGAAAAAAATTATAAAATTAAGAAAGAATCTTTCCAATGGTTGTGTAAATTTAATTAAAGCAATGATATTAGGAGATAAAAGTAATGTTTATAGAGAAGTAGAAAATAAATTTAGATATTCAGGTGCCAGTCATCTATTAGCAATATCAGGGTTACATATAGGGATAATATCAGGAATTATTTTGTATGCTTTAGATAAACTTTTATTAAAAAAAGAGATAAAATATATTTTAGGACTTATTATTTTAAGTATATATGTTTTTTCTATAAAAATAAGTCCTTCAGTAATAAGAGCATATATAATGGGAGTTGTATATATAATTGGTAATATAATATATGAAAAAAATGATATAAAAAAATCTTTTTTAGTAGCTTTTATTATTAATTTATTGATATATCCAAACTCTTTTTCTAATATATCTTTTCTTATGTCATATCTTTGTGTTTTCACGATATTATGGATATATCCAAAATTTCAAATACAAATAAAAGTAAAAATGAAAAATTTGTGGAATTATTTGATATTTTTATTTTCTATTCAAATAATATTAACTCCTTTAACTTTATATTTTTTTAATACAATAAATTTTTTATCATTTTTTACAAATATAATATTAACTCCAATTGGTTCAGTTTTTATAATATTAGGTTTTGGAGCTATTATAATTCCATCTATATTTTCAAAATTTTATCTAATGATAGTAGAGGGAACTTATATATTATTAGAAAAATTTTTAAATCTTTTTGAAAAATTGCCATATCTTAGTTTGAAGATAGAGAATAAAATAGATTTTAAAATGATTATATTTTTTTATATAATTATTTTTGGAATAATATTCAGTAAAGAGTTAAAAAGTTATTTAAAAAATCAAAGAAAAATATAA
- a CDS encoding YigZ family protein, giving the protein MKTVKKECFIEFEEKKSKFIGYIKPVSSKEEAEKFIEKIKQKHYDATHNCSAYKLTENGQEYFKVDDDGEPKGTAGKPMGDIINYMEVENLVVIATRYFGGIKLGAGGLVRAYAKTAKLAIQESEIVDYIEKKTYLLDFSYDKVGEVEQIILKNNDEILEKGFNDKVTYKVILSEKSIEELKNKKEVSIIII; this is encoded by the coding sequence ATGAAAACGGTAAAAAAGGAATGTTTTATAGAATTTGAAGAAAAAAAATCAAAATTTATTGGTTATATAAAGCCTGTATCTTCAAAAGAAGAGGCTGAGAAATTTATAGAAAAAATAAAACAAAAGCATTATGATGCTACTCATAATTGTAGTGCTTATAAATTAACAGAAAATGGGCAAGAATATTTTAAAGTAGATGATGATGGAGAACCAAAAGGTACTGCTGGAAAACCTATGGGAGATATAATCAACTACATGGAAGTAGAAAATCTAGTTGTGATTGCTACTAGATATTTTGGAGGAATAAAATTAGGAGCAGGGGGTCTTGTAAGAGCTTATGCAAAAACAGCAAAGTTAGCTATACAAGAATCAGAAATAGTTGACTATATAGAGAAAAAAACTTATCTTTTAGATTTTTCATATGATAAAGTTGGGGAAGTAGAGCAGATTATATTAAAAAATAATGATGAGATATTAGAAAAAGGATTTAATGATAAAGTAACATACAAGGTTATACTTTCAGAAAAATCCATTGAAGAATTGAAAAATAAAAAAGAGGTTTCAATAATAATAATTTAA
- a CDS encoding ferritin family protein, with protein MKKFRCKVCGAIVEEGMEVCPVCKVGPDKWEEIVEGEGRVWATEHKIGEGLACGDEEIIAGLRANFEGECTEVGMYLAMSRVADREGYPEVAEAYKRIAFEEAEHAAKFAELLGECVSDSTEKNLSMRVEAEYGATAGKFDIAKRAKQLGFDAIHDTVHEMAKDEARHGKAFNGLLNRYFGK; from the coding sequence ATGAAAAAATTTAGATGTAAAGTTTGTGGAGCAATCGTAGAAGAAGGAATGGAAGTTTGTCCAGTATGTAAAGTAGGTCCAGATAAATGGGAAGAAATCGTTGAAGGAGAAGGAAGAGTTTGGGCTACTGAGCACAAAATCGGTGAAGGATTAGCTTGTGGAGACGAAGAAATAATTGCTGGATTAAGAGCTAACTTTGAAGGAGAATGTACAGAAGTTGGAATGTACTTAGCAATGTCAAGAGTTGCTGATAGAGAAGGATATCCAGAAGTAGCTGAAGCTTACAAAAGAATAGCGTTCGAAGAAGCTGAACATGCTGCTAAATTCGCTGAATTATTAGGAGAATGTGTAAGTGATTCTACTGAGAAAAACTTATCTATGAGAGTAGAAGCTGAGTATGGAGCAACAGCTGGAAAATTTGATATAGCTAAAAGAGCTAAACAATTAGGATTTGACGCTATCCACGATACAGTTCATGAAATGGCTAAAGATGAAGCTAGACATGGAAAAGCATTCAATGGATTATTAAATAGATACTTTGGAAAATAA
- the yvcK gene encoding uridine diphosphate-N-acetylglucosamine-binding protein YvcK, which translates to MNKKPKVVVIGGGSGISVVLRGLKYLPIELTAIVSVADDGGSSGTLRKEFDSPPPGDLRNVLIALSDVEPIIEDVFQYRFNENTSIGAHPLGNLLIMAMNEITGNIGEAVDRLRKLFNIKAKILPSTIENIVLYAETENGKIIEGESNIPYSNEKIKKVFYKKKRKAPIKNLQVLEEADLIVFGIGSLYTSLIPNLLLEGVKESLEKTKGKIVYICNAMQQPGETTGYSADDHIQAICDVIGDNIIDEIVVDTREISEEILKRYKKQNSARVIVEEEKIKKRNIEIIDRDILEIDSKGMIRHHPYKLSATLYSLIDKWEEFYK; encoded by the coding sequence ATGAATAAAAAACCAAAAGTAGTTGTTATTGGTGGAGGAAGCGGAATTTCAGTTGTATTAAGAGGATTAAAATATCTTCCAATAGAACTTACAGCCATTGTATCAGTAGCTGATGATGGTGGAAGTAGTGGAACTTTAAGAAAAGAATTTGATTCTCCTCCTCCTGGAGATTTAAGAAATGTTTTAATTGCTTTGAGTGATGTAGAACCAATAATAGAAGATGTTTTTCAATATAGATTTAATGAAAATACTTCTATAGGAGCTCATCCTTTAGGAAATCTATTAATAATGGCAATGAATGAAATAACAGGAAATATTGGAGAAGCTGTTGATAGACTAAGAAAACTTTTTAATATAAAAGCAAAAATATTACCTTCTACAATAGAAAATATAGTATTGTATGCTGAAACAGAAAATGGAAAAATAATAGAAGGTGAATCAAATATACCTTATAGTAATGAAAAAATAAAGAAAGTATTTTATAAGAAAAAAAGAAAAGCTCCTATAAAAAATTTACAAGTTTTAGAAGAGGCAGATTTAATAGTTTTTGGAATAGGGAGTTTATATACAAGTTTAATTCCAAACCTTTTGTTAGAAGGAGTAAAAGAGAGTTTGGAAAAAACAAAGGGAAAGATAGTGTATATCTGCAATGCTATGCAACAACCTGGAGAAACAACAGGATATAGTGCTGATGACCATATACAAGCTATTTGTGATGTAATTGGAGATAATATCATTGATGAAATAGTAGTAGACACTAGAGAAATTTCAGAAGAAATATTAAAAAGATATAAAAAACAAAATAGTGCTAGAGTTATAGTAGAAGAAGAAAAAATAAAAAAAAGAAACATAGAAATAATAGATAGGGATATATTAGAAATAGATTCAAAAGGGATGATAAGACATCATCCATACAAACTATCAGCGACATTATATTCTTTAATAGATAAATGGGAAGAGTTTTATAAATAA
- a CDS encoding Hsp70 family protein, translated as MRYIGFDLGDGESTVTQISSLSKDIEPIILPIDEKASFISAVALEENEILIGEQAISSGNKNSLRVRFKSKFSEKDITTFSRGVANKIKDFTSGEEVQITVGCPAGWNLEKRKVYQELLKNSGLPNVRVISESRAAFLYAREAKNIRVNPELLKESVLVIDIGSSTLDFAYIVNGKETGIGVFGNNNLGSGIIDEYLLQEAIKNNIHKNKIEEIFEESYGWRCYAQLMARKVKEKYFSNEELYKDSFYEESLSLYYDGVQNLTIKASPEIIRNIINKPIPELDGKSFMEGLQYSLYEAAKVTKDAPPKLLILTGGASRIRFFKEQCKFSFPNSIIVNSEEPEFSIGKGLAYSGIIDERLREFRKEVKEFINSGVIEKNVKIEINDLIYSIVEKLTDYVINNAVLPNISLWKKGKIDTIQDMNEILSNQIKSTLSPEQIKLLLEDIIIKWSFKLCHNLQSSIDDICNKYLIPKEEMRLVSIDTNTNFNNLSFSIKNLQGENIINGIVSLIVGVLIGSICGGSGTALIATGPLGFIGGALLGIIITSIGFNKSKNLFMTKSIPILARKLVRKDMLLSEKNKEKLANSIAQELQNTDNNFIENLSKNISNELNLKLEKLAQDVEILIF; from the coding sequence ATGAGATATATAGGTTTCGATTTAGGTGACGGAGAAAGTACTGTTACTCAAATTTCATCTTTAAGCAAGGATATTGAACCAATAATACTTCCAATAGATGAAAAAGCAAGTTTTATATCTGCTGTAGCTTTAGAAGAAAATGAAATTTTAATAGGTGAACAAGCTATCTCTTCTGGAAATAAAAATTCTTTAAGAGTTAGATTTAAAAGTAAATTTTCTGAAAAAGATATTACAACTTTTTCTAGAGGAGTAGCCAATAAAATAAAAGATTTTACATCAGGAGAAGAGGTACAAATAACAGTTGGTTGTCCTGCTGGTTGGAATCTTGAAAAAAGAAAAGTATATCAAGAATTATTAAAAAATTCTGGGCTTCCTAATGTAAGAGTTATTTCTGAGTCCAGAGCAGCCTTTTTATATGCTAGAGAGGCTAAAAATATTAGAGTTAATCCAGAACTTTTAAAAGAAAGTGTACTTGTTATTGATATAGGTTCTTCAACTTTAGACTTTGCTTATATTGTTAATGGAAAAGAAACAGGAATAGGAGTTTTTGGAAACAATAATCTTGGTAGTGGAATTATTGATGAATATCTTTTACAAGAAGCTATAAAAAATAATATCCACAAAAATAAAATAGAGGAAATTTTTGAAGAAAGTTATGGTTGGCGTTGTTATGCTCAATTAATGGCTAGAAAAGTTAAAGAAAAATATTTTTCAAATGAGGAATTGTATAAAGATTCATTCTATGAAGAATCACTTTCATTATATTATGATGGAGTGCAAAACTTAACTATTAAGGCAAGTCCAGAAATTATAAGAAATATTATAAATAAACCAATTCCAGAACTTGATGGAAAATCTTTTATGGAAGGATTACAATACTCTTTATATGAGGCTGCTAAAGTTACAAAAGACGCTCCCCCAAAACTTCTTATTCTTACAGGAGGAGCTTCTAGAATAAGATTCTTTAAAGAACAATGTAAATTTTCTTTTCCAAACTCTATTATTGTCAATTCTGAAGAACCAGAATTTTCTATTGGAAAAGGATTAGCTTATTCTGGAATTATAGATGAAAGACTTAGAGAATTTAGAAAAGAGGTAAAAGAATTTATTAATAGTGGAGTTATAGAAAAAAATGTAAAAATTGAAATAAATGATTTAATTTATTCTATTGTAGAAAAACTTACAGATTATGTAATAAATAATGCAGTTCTTCCTAATATTTCTCTTTGGAAAAAAGGAAAAATAGATACTATACAGGATATGAATGAAATTCTTTCTAATCAAATTAAAAGTACCCTTTCTCCTGAACAGATAAAACTTTTATTAGAAGATATTATTATTAAATGGTCTTTTAAACTTTGTCATAATTTACAAAGTTCTATTGATGACATTTGTAATAAATATTTAATTCCAAAGGAAGAAATGAGACTTGTTTCTATTGATACAAATACTAATTTCAATAATCTTTCTTTTTCTATAAAAAATCTTCAAGGTGAAAATATTATAAATGGTATTGTTTCACTAATAGTTGGAGTTTTAATTGGAAGTATTTGTGGTGGTAGTGGTACAGCTCTTATTGCTACTGGTCCTCTTGGTTTTATTGGAGGAGCTTTATTAGGAATTATTATTACTAGTATAGGATTTAATAAAAGCAAAAATTTATTTATGACTAAATCAATTCCTATTCTTGCTAGAAAATTAGTTAGAAAAGATATGTTATTATCAGAAAAAAATAAAGAAAAACTTGCTAATTCTATTGCTCAAGAATTACAAAATACTGATAATAATTTTATAGAAAACCTTTCTAAAAATATTTCTAATGAATTAAATTTAAAATTAGAAAAACTTGCTCAAGATGTTGAAATTTTAATTTTCTAA
- the cobU gene encoding bifunctional adenosylcobinamide kinase/adenosylcobinamide-phosphate guanylyltransferase — translation MGKIIYVSGGARSGKSGYAEDYIAERYSKKIYLATGIAFDDEMKDKIEKHKRRRGKNWKTIENYKNIPNLLKEHMEGYDVVLLDCLTNMITNYMILDNEKDWEKISMEEINGIKKFITREIERIIQFIRENPIDMVVVTNELGMGLVPDNYLGRYFREIAGKINQIVAKESDEAYFVVSGIPMKLK, via the coding sequence TTGGGTAAGATAATCTATGTTAGTGGTGGAGCTCGTTCAGGAAAAAGTGGATATGCAGAAGATTATATAGCTGAAAGATATAGTAAAAAGATTTATCTAGCTACAGGAATAGCTTTTGATGATGAAATGAAAGATAAAATAGAAAAACATAAAAGAAGAAGAGGGAAAAATTGGAAAACTATAGAAAATTATAAAAATATTCCAAATCTTTTAAAGGAACATATGGAAGGGTATGACGTTGTTCTTCTTGATTGTTTAACAAATATGATAACTAACTATATGATATTAGATAATGAAAAAGATTGGGAAAAAATTTCTATGGAAGAGATAAATGGAATAAAAAAATTTATAACAAGAGAGATTGAAAGAATAATTCAATTTATAAGAGAAAATCCAATTGATATGGTAGTGGTAACTAATGAATTAGGAATGGGATTAGTACCAGATAATTACCTAGGAAGATATTTTAGAGAGATTGCAGGAAAAATAAATCAAATAGTGGCAAAGGAATCTGATGAAGCATATTTTGTAGTTTCAGGAATTCCTATGAAATTAAAATAG
- the cobS gene encoding adenosylcobinamide-GDP ribazoletransferase — translation MKGLILLFKFMTRLPIPIEPKFDSEELGKSMKFFPVVGIVTGILMYIFYLVGVQFIGSPFVLATVLVLIEIGITGAMHLDGLSDTFDGIFSYRSKQKMLEIMKDSRIGANGAIALIMYFLLKIIILGSIEMETSLMGLGFLSSELKTFGMGFALLVSPVIARANSVLNCAMTSYARSSGSAKDLVEQTDRKGATIAILISTVYSLLVQAFLFPNLNSVYLVNVIFVTHILGAYFVKLMERKIGGVTGDTLGAVLELSQLIVLLGIYIAIGIR, via the coding sequence ATGAAGGGGTTAATATTACTTTTTAAATTTATGACAAGATTACCAATTCCAATAGAACCTAAATTTGATTCTGAAGAATTAGGTAAAAGTATGAAATTTTTTCCTGTAGTTGGAATTGTAACAGGAATATTAATGTATATTTTTTATTTAGTAGGAGTACAATTTATTGGTTCTCCATTTGTATTAGCAACAGTATTAGTATTAATAGAGATTGGAATCACAGGAGCTATGCATCTTGATGGTTTATCTGATACCTTTGATGGAATTTTTAGTTATAGAAGTAAGCAAAAAATGCTTGAGATAATGAAAGATTCAAGAATAGGAGCCAATGGAGCCATTGCCTTAATTATGTATTTTCTATTAAAGATAATTATTTTAGGTTCTATTGAAATGGAAACTTCTTTAATGGGATTAGGTTTTTTATCATCAGAACTAAAAACTTTTGGAATGGGATTTGCTCTATTAGTTTCTCCAGTAATAGCTAGAGCTAATAGTGTACTAAATTGTGCTATGACTTCATATGCTAGAAGTTCTGGAAGTGCTAAGGATTTAGTAGAACAAACAGATAGAAAGGGAGCAACAATAGCAATTTTAATTTCTACAGTTTATTCTTTACTTGTTCAGGCTTTTCTATTTCCAAATTTAAATTCTGTTTATTTAGTAAATGTAATATTTGTAACTCATATTTTAGGAGCTTATTTTGTAAAATTAATGGAGAGAAAAATAGGTGGAGTTACAGGGGATACTTTAGGAGCTGTATTAGAATTATCACAATTAATAGTTTTATTAGGTATATATATAGCAATAGGAATAAGATAA
- a CDS encoding histidine phosphatase family protein, with translation MKRIILVRHGQTTMNLQKLYYGFLDPHMTELGKEQVMKSKKILEKIDYDEIISSDLDRAYETAKIINFKNLEIKVFPETRELNFGIFEGLAYEEIRKKYPEELQKSIDDWKNYSFVTGESPYDLQKRVVKFIDELEDNKTYLLATHWGVICTLLSYHFSNGLDSYWKYKIDNGSITIIEFREKYPLLCQLNLKGD, from the coding sequence ATGAAAAGAATAATTTTAGTAAGACATGGGCAAACTACTATGAATCTTCAAAAACTTTATTATGGATTTTTAGACCCTCATATGACAGAATTGGGAAAAGAACAAGTAATGAAGTCCAAAAAAATATTAGAGAAGATAGATTATGATGAGATAATATCCAGTGATTTAGATAGAGCTTATGAAACAGCCAAAATAATAAATTTTAAAAATTTAGAAATAAAGGTTTTTCCAGAAACAAGAGAATTAAATTTTGGAATATTTGAAGGATTAGCTTATGAGGAAATTAGAAAAAAATATCCAGAAGAATTACAAAAATCTATAGATGATTGGAAAAATTATTCTTTTGTTACAGGAGAAAGTCCTTATGATTTACAAAAAAGAGTTGTTAAATTTATAGATGAGTTAGAAGATAATAAAACTTATTTGTTAGCAACTCATTGGGGGGTTATTTGTACCTTATTAAGTTACCATTTTTCAAATGGATTAGATAGTTATTGGAAATATAAAATAGATAATGGGAGTATTACAATAATTGAATTTAGAGAGAAATATCCTTTATTATGCCAATTAAATTTGAAAGGGGATTAA
- the cobT gene encoding nicotinate-nucleotide--dimethylbenzimidazole phosphoribosyltransferase has translation MKRFEESLREISFLNKNSERECKDILDKKMKPIGSLGVMEEIAEKLAGILPYNLKSIKRKGCHIVAVADNGIIEEKISPCPEEYTRLVTEEMVNGFAPISLFCKNLGVDLKVIDVGMKKSLSKKYPNFYISKVVNGSKNFRKEPALTVNQVIDTIENGIFTIEELEEEYDVFSTGEMGIGNTTTSSAILYSLTRCSIDDAVGKGSGAEGEILENKKRVIFESCIRYNTFQMNPIEILSHVGGLDIAFMVGLYIGAARYRKLILVDGFISAVAALIATKLNPIIKNYILVTHLSEEPGMKLVLKELGKEPFLNMKMRLGEGTGAVFAYPMIWGAVDIYEKMKTPKEVYDLFF, from the coding sequence ATGAAAAGATTTGAAGAAAGTTTAAGGGAAATATCTTTTTTAAATAAAAATTCAGAAAGAGAATGTAAAGATATATTAGATAAAAAAATGAAACCAATAGGAAGTTTAGGGGTAATGGAGGAAATAGCTGAGAAATTAGCTGGGATATTGCCTTATAATTTAAAAAGTATAAAAAGAAAAGGTTGTCACATTGTAGCAGTAGCTGATAATGGGATAATAGAGGAAAAAATTTCTCCATGTCCAGAAGAATATACTAGATTAGTGACAGAAGAGATGGTAAATGGTTTTGCTCCTATAAGTTTATTTTGTAAAAATTTAGGAGTAGATTTAAAAGTTATTGATGTTGGAATGAAAAAAAGTCTTTCTAAAAAATATCCAAATTTTTATATTTCAAAAGTTGTTAATGGAAGTAAGAATTTCAGAAAAGAACCAGCATTAACTGTTAATCAAGTTATTGATACAATAGAAAACGGAATATTTACAATAGAAGAGTTAGAAGAAGAATATGATGTATTTTCTACAGGAGAAATGGGAATAGGAAATACTACAACTTCTTCAGCAATATTATATTCTCTAACAAGATGTAGTATAGATGATGCTGTTGGAAAAGGTTCTGGAGCTGAAGGAGAAATATTAGAAAATAAAAAAAGAGTAATTTTTGAAAGTTGTATTAGATATAATACTTTTCAAATGAATCCAATAGAAATTTTAAGTCATGTAGGTGGACTTGATATAGCTTTTATGGTTGGTTTGTATATTGGGGCAGCAAGATATAGAAAACTTATATTAGTAGATGGATTTATATCAGCTGTAGCAGCTTTGATTGCTACCAAATTAAATCCTATTATAAAAAATTATATTTTAGTTACTCATTTAAGTGAGGAACCAGGAATGAAATTAGTTTTAAAAGAACTTGGAAAAGAACCTTTTTTAAATATGAAAATGAGATTAGGAGAGGGAACAGGAGCTGTATTTGCTTATCCAATGATTTGGGGAGCAGTAGATATATATGAGAAAATGAAAACTCCAAAAGAGGTGTATGATTTATTCTTTTAA
- the radC gene encoding DNA repair protein RadC: MEKKSQDGKEGHRKRLQERYLSKGYKALADYEIVEFLLFLLIPRKDTKNIAKELIEKFNSLKGILEADIKELKSIKGLGEVSITYLKFLGDMYRYYYEENILKERENNPISIKTKNQLINYLRTDIGISKIEEFKVLFLNSNNEVLGIETLFQGTIDKSAVYPRKILERVLFYNARSIVFSHNHPSGNTTPSSKDIEITKMMKDFFKMVDVSILDHIIISKDSYFSFLEEGFI, from the coding sequence ATGGAAAAGAAAAGTCAAGATGGAAAAGAGGGACATAGAAAAAGATTACAAGAAAGATATTTAAGTAAAGGATATAAAGCGTTAGCTGATTATGAAATAGTTGAATTTTTACTTTTTTTATTGATTCCTAGAAAAGATACAAAAAATATAGCAAAAGAATTGATTGAAAAATTTAATTCTTTAAAAGGAATACTTGAAGCAGATATAAAAGAATTAAAAAGTATAAAAGGATTGGGAGAAGTATCAATAACATATTTAAAATTTTTAGGTGATATGTACAGATACTATTATGAAGAAAATATATTAAAAGAAAGAGAAAATAATCCTATAAGTATAAAAACTAAAAATCAATTAATAAATTATTTGAGGACAGATATTGGTATTTCAAAAATAGAGGAGTTTAAGGTTCTATTTTTAAATTCAAACAATGAAGTTTTAGGAATAGAAACTTTATTTCAAGGAACTATTGATAAAAGTGCTGTTTATCCAAGAAAAATTTTAGAAAGAGTTTTATTTTATAATGCACGTTCAATAGTATTTTCTCATAACCATCCATCAGGAAATACTACTCCATCGTCAAAGGATATAGAAATAACAAAGATGATGAAAGATTTTTTTAAAATGGTAGATGTAAGTATTTTAGACCATATAATAATATCAAAAGATTCTTATTTTAGTTTTTTAGAAGAGGGATTTATATAG
- a CDS encoding stage 0 sporulation family protein has translation MIEENTEEIVEEVQEEKFYTVVGVIFEITKKRYYFEVVNKDEVYKKGDKVLVDTVRGQEIGVIYNTPMVLSEKLLVLPLKPVLKKASEEEIKKYEDLRKEAEKAQIICKEKIVTHKLPMKLINTEFTFDKTKLIFYFTAEGRIDFRDLVKDLANIFKLRIELRQIGVRDEARILGDIGVCGKELCCRTFINKFNSVSIKMARDQGLVINPSKISGVCGRLLCCINYEYQQYEEALKSFPAVNQMVKTEKGEGKVISISPLNGFLYVDLPNIGITKFDIEEVKFNRKEAKKLQNESPIVSEDGSNLALLEKE, from the coding sequence ATAATAGAAGAAAATACAGAAGAAATAGTAGAAGAAGTACAAGAAGAGAAGTTTTATACAGTTGTAGGTGTAATTTTTGAAATTACTAAAAAAAGATATTATTTTGAAGTTGTAAATAAAGATGAAGTTTATAAAAAAGGAGATAAAGTATTAGTAGATACAGTAAGAGGGCAAGAGATAGGAGTAATATATAATACACCTATGGTACTTTCTGAAAAATTATTAGTACTACCTTTGAAACCTGTCTTAAAGAAAGCAAGTGAAGAAGAGATAAAAAAATATGAGGATTTAAGAAAAGAAGCTGAAAAAGCTCAAATAATTTGTAAAGAAAAAATAGTTACTCATAAATTACCAATGAAACTTATAAATACAGAGTTTACTTTTGATAAAACAAAACTTATTTTTTATTTTACAGCAGAGGGAAGAATTGATTTCAGAGATTTAGTAAAAGATTTGGCTAACATATTTAAGCTTAGAATAGAATTACGTCAAATTGGTGTAAGAGATGAAGCTAGAATTTTAGGAGATATAGGAGTTTGTGGAAAAGAGTTATGTTGTAGAACTTTTATTAATAAATTTAATTCTGTATCAATAAAAATGGCTAGAGACCAAGGACTTGTAATAAATCCATCTAAAATATCTGGAGTTTGTGGAAGATTACTTTGTTGTATAAATTACGAATATCAACAATATGAAGAAGCTTTAAAATCATTCCCAGCTGTAAATCAAATGGTAAAAACAGAAAAAGGAGAAGGAAAAGTAATCAGTATAAGTCCACTTAATGGTTTTTTATATGTAGATTTACCAAATATAGGTATAACTAAATTTGATATAGAAGAAGTCAAATTTAATAGAAAAGAAGCTAAAAAATTACAAAACGAAAGTCCTATTGTATCAGAAGATGGAAGTAATTTGGCACTTCTAGAAAAAGAGTAA